The window TGAAATCATACTTGTACGGCGCTGTAAAAAACAAGGTTTATGCTTTAAAGCGTCAAAACCAAAAATTACAGTTATTGCCTGAAGAATATGCGTCGGACCAAGCTATAAGTGATCACCTTCACCCTGATGAAATACTGGTCAAAAAAGAACGCCTCAAAATGATCGAACGATTTGCAGAGGAGCTGCCGGAACAGGGTAAGGTCGTTTTTTTAATGAACTGGCAGCACCAGCTTGAGCACCATGAAATTGCCGAAATTTTAAACATCTCCGTCAACACGGTCAGAACCCATATTTACCGCGCTATAAATTATTTCAGGAAGCGCCTGCTTTCTGTTAAATAATCAACATCAATATTACCATTATATTAAATCGTAAAATCATGTAATCAGATTGTGCCTTTTTTGACACTTACCTCAAAATGGCATACATGGATGAGCATCATTACTTATTGATCATAGGCTACCTGGAGGGGAAAATAACTGAGGAGGAGACCCAGTATTTGCTGCAAAAGGTTCAAACGGATAAGGATTTTTCTGAAGCATTTGAAGATATAGCCGAGATCTGGTCGGCCAGAAAGCCGGTTCCCAATAACGGTAACAGGGCTAATGACGCGCTGTATCGCCTCAATAGGAAAATAGACCAGCTGGACACGGCACCAAGAAAAGTCACAGGCACGGACCAAAATCCCAAAATTGTAAAACTAAGGCCAGTACTGGCAATAGCAGCATCGGTATTGATATTAACCGGAGTTGTTTGGTTCTATAACGCCCGAATAAATAACAAACCAGCCGGCACATTTGCCCTCATCGAAACACATACGGTTGCGGGCCAAATGAAAAAGATCGATCTTCCGGATGGTACCGTTGTTACCCTCAATGCAGCAAGTAAACTGCGAGTTGCCGGCAACTTCGACAATGAGAAGCGTGAAGTTTATTTAGATGGTGAAGCGTTTTTTGATGTAAAAAGAGATCCGCAAAAGCCATTTATTGTGCATACCGGCAAGGTTGCCACCCAGGTATTAGGTACACATTTCAACGTATCGGCCTACCAAAACGACAGCAATATTATTGTCTCTCTGATACAGGGCAAGGTTCAGGTGGATATAAATAACGATCCGTCCAAACGCATCATCCTTGACCCCGGTAAACAAATGACCTATTCCCAAAATGATCATCAGG is drawn from Mucilaginibacter ginsenosidivorax and contains these coding sequences:
- a CDS encoding FecR family protein, which produces MAYMDEHHYLLIIGYLEGKITEEETQYLLQKVQTDKDFSEAFEDIAEIWSARKPVPNNGNRANDALYRLNRKIDQLDTAPRKVTGTDQNPKIVKLRPVLAIAASVLILTGVVWFYNARINNKPAGTFALIETHTVAGQMKKIDLPDGTVVTLNAASKLRVAGNFDNEKREVYLDGEAFFDVKRDPQKPFIVHTGKVATQVLGTHFNVSAYQNDSNIIVSLIQGKVQVDINNDPSKRIILDPGKQMTYSQNDHQAHVTDFTIEDITGWKVNKLVFNYDSWTDAAKKLSRWYGVPVQLEDSTLLRCKLKGTFDNIPLSKVMEQIKMVSDISWKMQGNTMIISGKCN
- a CDS encoding RNA polymerase sigma factor, coding for MEDIELLSKVKTDDREAFDSLFLRYYPLLSDFCRFLGIGDDDGEDIVADVFLDLWIKRERLYIHTSLKSYLYGAVKNKVYALKRQNQKLQLLPEEYASDQAISDHLHPDEILVKKERLKMIERFAEELPEQGKVVFLMNWQHQLEHHEIAEILNISVNTVRTHIYRAINYFRKRLLSVK